One Setaria viridis chromosome 5, Setaria_viridis_v4.0, whole genome shotgun sequence genomic region harbors:
- the LOC117859060 gene encoding non-specific lipid-transfer protein 1, protein MGRRTSRSSATLAAAAALLVLVAAAGGASAPAAAAALQCAQVAQLMAPCMPYLTGAPGMTPYGICCNSLGVLNQLAATPADRVAACSCVKAAAGGFPSVDFARAAGLPATCGLSISFTISPNMDCTQVTEEP, encoded by the exons ATGGGCCGCCGCACCAGCAGGTCGTCAGCCACcctcgctgcggcggcggcgctgctcgtcctggtggcggccgccggcggggcctccgctcctgctgctgcggcggcccTGCAGTGCGCGCAGGTGGCGCAGCTCATGGCGCCGTGCATGCCCTACCTCACGGGGGCGCCCGGGATGACGCCCTACGGCATCTGCTGCAACAGCCTCGGCGTGCTCAACCAGctcgccgccacgcccgccgaCCGCGTCGCTGCCTGCAGCTGCGtcaaggccgccgccgggggcttCCCGTCCGTCGActtcgcccgcgccgccggcctccccgccACCTGCGGCCTCTCCATCAGCTTCACCATCTCCCCAAACATGGACTGCACCCA GGTTACAGAGGAACCGTAA
- the LOC117858272 gene encoding uncharacterized protein, with protein sequence MGNMAACLVQQRAAALPAVNPKQRLVSLKLLMKAIHKMKKRPLGGSSGKAKIDSKSPSSSTTAAAAVAGADGSIGGGGVEERSKAVSNNPKGAVLRSRLHGRGGGGGLKKGAVRVKVVLTKEEAARLLSLTVGGQKTAAQIVAEIKRMEARRAANAAASAWRPALASIPEESS encoded by the coding sequence ATGGGCAACATGGCGGCATGCTTGGTCCAACAAAGAGCCGCAGCTCTGCCGGCTGTGAACCCCAAGCAGAGGCTCGTCTCCCTCAAGCTCCTCATGAAGGCCATCcacaagatgaagaagaggccgctcggcggcagcagcggcaagGCCAAGATAGATAGCAaatcgccgtcgtcgtcgacaaCAGCGGCCGCAGCCGTCGCAGGAGCAGATGGATCAATAGGtggaggaggagtggaggagagaAGCAAGGCCGTCTCCAACAACCCCAAGGGCGCCGTGCTGAGGTCGAGGCTCcatggccggggcggcggcggcggcctcaagAAGGGCGCCGTGCGGGTGAAGGTGGTGCTGACCAAGGAGGAGGCCGCGCGGCTGCTGTCGCTGACCGTCGGCGGCCAGAAGACCGCCGCGCAGATCGTCGCCGAGATCAAGAGGATGGaggcccgccgcgccgccaatgccgccgcctccgcgtggCGCCCGGCGCTGGCCAGCATCCCGGAGGAGTCGTCGTAG
- the LOC117859081 gene encoding probable F-box protein At5g36000 produces the protein MGKAISLLRPPQLPREDEAGMMELRKRPRTPRVDPDFVSSPPPPPPRKRAWKQAAPTKPKEAAGPAKRQPPTKRPRRPAVGIGCPVAGLHRVTCSRQPPLRTSTRVLFRPRRPFNWYEPDMWTEVAKHLCGFDLLRLSFTCRWFRRLLADDSIWRYAFFRDLDLSDANPRIHRPFYRSWRRLYFAAFDGTHAYSLCQSGEHRSSWRIGSFLLDSPQMLLMGKLPVPRWLPPDPEDLQLGVAMMGACKLHNARPGIWITDMHVMRCPKCNLNSCRGNMQILDARHSELFLEEAYWDQTWEYEELGEHFQDEEVADAFCAIINAKHLASPSTAVVLSKSWAGKRDDLLTKQCASATGAAIHTNLQSNAGLVSQFEAMRDTARDGQIVSVRISQVLL, from the exons ATGGGCAAAGCCATCTCCCTCCTCCGACCACCGCAACTACCACGAGAGGACGAGGCGGGGATGATGGAGCTGAGGAAGCGCCCGAGGACGCCGCGCGTCGACCCGGACTTCGTCTCgtccccgccaccaccaccgccgaggAAGCGGGCGTGGAAGCAGGCAGCGCCGACGAAGCCGAAGGAGGCTGCGGGTCCGGCGAAGCGACAGCCGCCGACGAAGAGGCCGAGGCGCCCCGCGGTGGGCATCGGGTGCCCCGTCGCGGGGCTCCATCGTGTGACGTGCAgccgccagccgccgctgcGCACGTCGACGCGCGTCCTCTtccgccctcgccgcccctTCAACTG GTATGAGCCAGACATGTGGACGGAGGTGGCCAAGCACTTGTGCGGCTTCGACCTGCTGCGCCTCTCCTTCACCTGCCGCTggttccgccgcctcctcgccgacgaCTCCATCTGGCGCTACGCCTTCTTTCGCGACctcgatctctccgacgccAACCCACGCATTCATCGCCCGTTCTACCGCTCCTGGCGCCGCCTCTACTTTGCCGCCTTCG ATGGCACCCACGCGTACTCGCTCTGCCAGAGCGGCGAGCACCGCA GTTCGTGGCGGATCGGGTCATTCCTGCTGGACTCGCCTCAGATGCTGCTGATGGGGAAGCTGCCGGTGCCGAGGTGGCTGCCGCCGGATCCTGAGGACTTGCAGCTCGGCGTCGCGATGATGGGCGCCTGCAAGCTCCACAACGCCCGCCCCGGAATCTGGATCACCG ACATGCATGTGATGCGATGCCCCAAGTGCAACCTCAACAGCTGCCGAG GGAACATGCAGATTCTGGACGCACGCCACTCTGAGCTGTTCCTGGAGGAGGCGTACTGGGATCAGACCTGGGAGTACGAGGAACTCGGCGAGCACTTCCAGGACGAGGAGGTCGCCGACGCCTTCTGTGCCATCATCAACGCAAAGCACCTCGCTTCCCCATCCACTGCAG TTGTTCTCAGCAAGTCCTGGGCCGGGAAGCGCGACGACCTGCTGACCAAGCAGTGTGCCTCTGCAACCGGTGCTGCCATCCACACCAACCTCCAGTCCAATGCAG GGTTGGTGTCCCAGTTCGAGGCGATGCGGGACACAGCCCGGGACGGGCAGATCGTGTCCGTGAGGATCTCGCAGGTGCTCTTATGA